The following coding sequences are from one Panicum hallii strain FIL2 chromosome 5, PHallii_v3.1, whole genome shotgun sequence window:
- the LOC112893495 gene encoding probable serine/threonine-protein kinase PBL23, producing MGMLSSAAKRCSNGKKLLRSAGACCGTSSDAACGGVRGKEEASTSAPAPSPPSSPDSKKKRWRKRRFWRKKKKKAKKEGDDGGDMADLVNNISVKPDVSKNGDAEEETLRGGKQNMPSRALKFKQLSVATNGFSEKNLLGEGGFGRVYKGRLPDTKEVIAVKQLDRDGFQGNREFLVEVLMLSLLHHPNLVKLLGYCTDSNQRILVYEYMPKGSLEDHLLDLPPNWKPLPWHTRMQIAVGAAKGIEYLHEVANPPVIYRDLKASNILLDRDFNSKLSDFGLAKLGPMGDQSHVSTRVMGTYGYCAPEYAMTGKLTKMSDIYSFGVVLLELITGRRAIDVDRPSEEQVLVHWAWPMLRDKKRFMRLADPLLGRRYPVKGLYQALAVASMCLQEDAASRPGISDVVAALSFLADQTYYPPEGTGAEQRGAAGESRPKEMSSSPSLATVVSSEIRAGDEMVQR from the exons ATGGGAATGCTCTCGTCGGCGGCGAAGAGATGCAGCAACGGCAAGAAGCTCCTCCGCAGCGCGGGCGCGTGCTGCGGCACGTCGTCCGACGCCGCGTGTGGTGGTGTCCGCGGCAAGGAAGAGGCGTCGACGtccgcgccggcgccgtcgccgccttcctCACCGGATAGCAAGAAGAAGAGGTGGAGGAAGCGGAGGttctggaggaagaagaagaagaaggcgaAGAAGGAGGGCGACGACGGCGGTGACATGGCGGATCTCGTGAACAACATTTCGGTCAAGCCGG ACGTTTCCAAGAACGGGGATGCGGAGGAGGAGACCCTACGGGGAGGGAAACAGAACATGCCGAGCCGGGCGTTGAAGTTCAAACAGCTGAGCGTCGCGACCAACGGGTTCAGCGAGAAGAACCTGCTCGGAGAAGGCGGCTTCGGCCGGGTGTACAAAGGCCGGCTCCCGGACACCAAAGAGGTTATCGCCGTGAAGCAGCTGGACAGGGACGGGTTCCAGGGCAACCGCGAGTTCCTGGTCGAGGTGCTGATGCTGAGCCTCCTGCACCACCCCAACCTCGTCAAGCTACTGGGCTACTGCACCGACTCCAACCAGCGGATCCTGGTCTACGAGTACATGCCCAAGGGTTCACTGGAGGACCATCTCCTGGACCTGCCCCCGAACTGGAAGCCTTTGCCGTGGCACACGCGGATGCAGATCGCGGTGGGCGCGGCCAAGGGcatcgagtacctgcacgaggtGGCCAACCCGCCGGTGATCTACCGGGACCTCAAGGCGTCCAACATCCTCCTGGACAGGGACTTCAACTCCAAGCTCTCCGACTTCGGGCTCGCCAAGCTGGGGCCCATGGGCGACCAGAGCCACGTCAGCACCAGGGTCATGGGCACGTACGGCTACTGCGCCCCCGAGTACGCCATGACCGGCAAGCTCACCAAGATGTCCGACATCTACAGCTTCGGCGTCGTGCTGCTCGAGCTCatcaccggccgccgcgccaTCGACGTCGACAGGCCGTCCGAGGAGCAGGTCCTCGTCCACTGG GCGTGGCCTATGCTGAGGGACAAGAAGAGGTTCATGAGGCTGGCTGACCCGTTGCTGGGCAGGAGGTACCCCGTGAAGGGGCTGTACCAGGCGCTCGCCGTCGCGTCCATGTGCCTGCAGGAGGACGCGGCCAGCCGGCCGGGGATCAGCGACGTGGTCGCGGCGCTCTCGTTTCTCGCCGACCAGACATACTATCCTCCGGAGGGCACGGGCGCCGAGCAGAGGGGTGCGGCAGGAGAGAGTAGACCCAAGGAGATGAGCAGCAGCCCTTCTCTCGCAACCGTGGTCTCGTCTGAGATAAGGGCAGGCGACGAGATGGTGCAGAGGTGA
- the LOC112893497 gene encoding CDP-diacylglycerol--glycerol-3-phosphate 3-phosphatidyltransferase 1, chloroplastic yields MAFLKNLNPLIRRTTTPISNPRPLLSLHTFLASSSPTTITPAAACPAAGPFAGAAQTHVPVRSGGPLFLSSPPWMLSQSATPLTAAAAALRDKLRRAQALAGGRAQAVADAVRWDHRRISGGEAEAAPSSGVVGGGGERFLNAPNLVSIGRMVSGPVIGWMIVNEWYLPAFATLAVSGASDWLDGFLARKMGINSVFGSYLDPLADKVLIGCVAVAMVQNDLLHPGLVGLVVMRDLLLVGGAFYKRASSLGWKWNSWSEYVNLDAIHREKVEPLFISKVNTVFQLMLVAAALLQPEFGTDETQNYITFLSWLVATTTITSTIGYGVKYYRIKPRSR; encoded by the exons ATGGCCTTCCTCAAGAACCTAAACCCTCTCATACGCAGGACCACCACCCCGATCTCGAACCCCaggcccctcctctccctccacACCTTCCTCGCCTCATCCTCCCCCACCACCATCACCCCCGCCGCTGCCTGCCCCGCAGCCGGCCCCTTCGCCGGAGCGGCGCAGACCCACGTCCCCGTTCGGTCGGGCGGCCCGCTGTTCCTCTCGTCGCCCCCATGGATGCTCTCGCAGTCCGCGACGCCGCTCACGGCCGCGGCTGCCGCCCTCCGCGACAAGCTCCGCAGGGCCCAGGccctcgccggcggccgcgcccaGGCCGTCGCGGACGCCGTGCGGTGGGACCACAGGCGGATCTCCGGGGGTGAGGCGGAGGCCGCGCCGTCGTCGGGGGTTGTGGGAGGTGGAGGCGAGAGGTTTCTGAATGCGCCCAATTTGGTGTCGATTGGGCGCATGGTGTCAGGGCCGGTCATTGGATG GATGATTGTGAACGAATGGTATCTTCCTGCCTTTGCCACATTGGCTGTCTCTGGTGCAAGTGATTGG TTGGATGGCTTTTTAGCAAGGAAGATGGGCATCAATTCTGTCTTCGGGTCATATTTGGACCCTCTGGCTGATAAG GTTTTGATTGGCTGTGTTGCTGTAGCCATGGTTCAAAACGATCTCTTACATC CTGGTCTTGTCGGCCTGGTTGTCATGAGAGACTTGCTCCTTGTGGGTGGTGCTTTCTACAAACGGGCTTCTAGTCTTGGATGGAAG TGGAACAGTTGGTCGGAATATGTTAACTTAGATGCGATTCATCGTGAAAAGGTTGAACCTCTGTTCATCAGCAAG GTGAACACAGTATTCCAGTTAATGTTGGTTGCGGCTGCACTTCTTCAGCCAGAATTTGGCACAGATGAGACTCAGAATTACATTACATTCCTTAG TTGGCTTGTAGCTACTACAACAATCACTTCCACGATAGGCTATGGGGTGAAATACTACCGGATCAAACCAAGGAGCCGATGA